Proteins encoded together in one Argiope bruennichi chromosome 1, qqArgBrue1.1, whole genome shotgun sequence window:
- the LOC129979104 gene encoding nucleolar protein 14-like has translation MVKKVFKKKISFKGEENPFNLKLNREKHTVLGQNTKGTKGLRCISRANIHLKRKELYNKNKRASQKANNFVDRRLLHENEEDSVTARFVQERKKKLKKNKYNLNDEELTHGGVPLHTLKSLKDEPIGSDDDEQLDAAFVNKAHFGGANQEPLSHKEIIDKLILESKQKKLEKKVENELTLDLTEKLDQDWKASIKATSRVPEALEPLQVAKKKESVLELLQTTDKSKMPLSVKLKNDPPKEDPYNILEIDLKYSKKSTPITRGKTAEELEKEEQEEKLKLEQERCQRMNDDREEKINAKNHLSADSIIDDFDLEPLTIEDNVNEKSSSEKDSDYSDSEDDVDNDEFGQLSEHDNDEVVNDAESEISENDLMNGNSNESFGIPTNIDEFEQYLENHNHISAEGILAAVGHIINPSLKAKSEKKLNKLTKFFGTLIEYSIKCLKYNPAVSENLVPYLFDIAKIAPIKTAEKILCLLDEEQDLFQKRKVKKNNFIRLQSLLLLKYCSTLYSVSDFTHPIVTPAILFMCDILSSEFFITFPNIESRLYICSIILDCVTQSKRLVPEALSFLNKILKLACPFKTEFIAKNQMINLVITEKQTSNLITDINMFLPDETEVTEDLRKLRIILKSVKLLTKFSALYVHLPSFNNLFSETLSFCSELPTEYYPPSLADAVFMLLHEIKKQDSRKLLPLTYENTKPKPLKLFEPAYESKFTKKDDIKKKLKLLKNVSQKIKKEEKDMLREMRRDLQVVAAEKLKEQLESDAERKRKVKELYHDLAVQESEYKKLMKSKP, from the coding sequence ATGgtgaaaaaggtttttaaaaagaagatttctTTCAAAGGAGAAGAGAAtccttttaacttaaaattaaacagaGAAAAACACACTGTCCTAGGCCAAAATACGAAAGGTACAAAAGGTTTGCGATGCATATCACGTGCCAACATTCACTTGAAAAggaaagaattatataataaaaataaaagagcttCTCAAAAAGCAAATAACTTTGTGGATCGTAGGTTGCTGCATGAAAATGAAGAAGACAGTGTCACAGCCAGGTTTGTACAGgaacgaaagaaaaaattaaagaaaaataagtataatttaaatgatgaagaGTTGACACATGGTGGAGTGCCACTGCATacacttaaaagtttaaaagatgaGCCTATAGGTTCAGATGACGATGAACAGCTAGATGCTGCTTTTGTTAATAAAGCTCATTTTGGTGGGGCTAATCAGGAGCCTCTCAGtcataaagaaattattgataaacTTATTCTAGAGAGTAAGCAAAAGAAGCTtgagaaaaaagttgaaaatgaattaacattAGATTTGACTGAAAAGCTAGACCAAGATTGGAAAGCCTCCATAAAGGCAACAAGTAGAGTTCCTGAAGCTCTGGAACCATTGCAagttgcaaaaaagaaagaatcagTTTTAGAACTACTGCAAACAacagataaatcaaaaatgcctTTATCAGTTAAGCTAAAGAATGATCCACCTAAAGAAGATCCttataacattttagaaattgatttgaaatattcgaaaaaaagtACACCAATAACACGTGGAAAAACTGCAGAAGAACTGGAAAAAGAAGAGCAAGAAGAAAAACTTAAATTGGAACAAGAGAGGTGTCAACGTATGAATGATGatagagaagaaaaaataaatgctaaaaatcaCTTATCTGCAGATAGCATAATTGATGACTTTGATTTGGAACCATTGACAATTGAAGACAATGTGAATGAAAAATCTTCATCTGAAAAAGATTCTGATTATTCAGATAGTGAAGATGATGTTGATAATGATGAATTTGGTCAGTTATCTGAACATGATAATGATGAGGTTGTAAATGATGCTGAATCAGAAATTAGTGAAAATGATTTGATGAATGGTAATAGTAATGAATCATTTGGCATCCCAACAAATATAGATGAATTTGAACAGTATCTTGAAAATCATAATCATATTTCTGCTGAAGGCATATTAGCAGCTGTTGGACATATTATAAACCCTTCTCTTAAGGCAAAATcggaaaagaaactaaataaattaaccaaattCTTTGGTACTCTAATAGAATAttccataaaatgtttaaaatataatcctGCTGTGTCTGAAAATCTTGTCccatatttatttgatattgccaAAATTGCACCTATAAAGACTGCAGAGAAGATTCTCTGTCTCTTGGACGAAGAAcaagatttgtttcaaaaaagaaaagttaagaaaaataattttatccgaCTCCAAAGTTTACTTTTACTAAAATATTGCAGTACTTTATACTCAGTTTCAGATTTTACGCATCCTATAGTAACACCAGCCATCTTATTTATGTGTGATATCTTATCCagtgaattttttattacttttccaaATATTGAATCTCGGCTTTATATTTGTAGTATAATTCTAGATTGTGTAACTCAGTCTAAGCGATTAGTTCCAGAAGcactttctttcttaaataaaatattaaagttagcATGtccatttaaaactgaatttatcgCAAAAAATCAAATGATCAATCTTGTAATAACTGAAAAGCAAACATCCAATTTAATTACtgacataaatatgtttttacctGATGAAACTGAAGTGACTGAAGATTTAAGAAAACttcgtataattttaaaatctgtcaaGCTATTAACCAAGTTTTCTGCTTTGTATGTTCATTTACCATCATTCAACAATCTTTTTTCAGAAACTTTGTCATTTTGTTCTGAACTTCCCACTGAATACTATCCACCATCCCTCGCAGATGCTGTCTTTATGTTGCttcatgaaataaagaaacaagATAGTAGAAAACTGCTTCCTCTTACTTATGAGAACACTAAACCAAAGCCATTAAAACTTTTTGAGCCAGCGTATGAATCAAAATTCACTAAAAAGGacgatattaaaaagaaattaaaacttctgaaaaatgTTTCCCAAAAAATCAAGAAGGAGGAGAAAGATATGCTTAGAGAAATGCGTAGAGATTTGCAAGTGGTTGCAGCTGAAAAACTAAAGGAACAATTGGAATCAGATGCCGAAAGAAAACGTAAAGTGAAAGAACTATATCATGATCTTGCAGTGCAAGAAAgtgaatacaaaaaattaatgaaaagtaaacCGTGA